In Arcobacter sp. F155, the genomic window TTGTTATGCTTTTGTAATATTTTGTATTTGTTCTTTTATTGCAGATATTTTTTGATTCAGCTCTACTATCTTTTCATTTATCTGATTCGCTTGATGTGGATTGTCTGTAAAATTCAACTTTTTCATTAGCGATGCAACTTTACTTTCATACTCTCTTAGTTTTTTATATAATTTTTGAAGTTGTGTTGCAGGACTATTAGCAGCCTGATAACCTTTTGTTTTTGCATCTGTTGAAATATCAAGGAAAATGCCATTTTCTTCTTGTTTTTCCTCTTCTTTTTGTAGATTATTTATTGTAGCATTGATATAGTTTGTATCCTCTTCCTTTGCTATTAAAGCACCTTGATAAGAGATAAAAGAATTTTTAAAATATTTATTTTGCATATTATAAACTTCTTTATCCAATGCAATAACTTCATCTTTTATTATTAGTGCAATTTTATTCTCATCTTTTTTTATACCAATTGCTTTTTCGAGAAGCTCTTTTCTAATCTCTATTCTTTTTTCTCTATTTTTCTTTTGTAGTTCATTTATGTAGCTATTTTTAGTATTATAAGATATTGTCATAATAAACCTTTTTTAACATATAATAATTAGTTTATACATATATAATATCTAACATTAGATTCATTAATAATTATAGTACAGTGAGTTTTATATTTATTTTAAAACCTACTAACAGTAAATATGAAAAATAGTTTAGGATTAATCATTTAAAAATTTCTATAAAAAGATGCCAATATAGAAAATATATAACCAGTTCTTTTAATAAAATTTTTCTCTTTAGTGTATAATAATAAAATGAATAAATTATTGAATAATATTCTTTTCACTAATGTAAAAGAATCTAATAAAAATTTTAGTATGCATTTCCATGATACTTATTCTATAGGTATTACACATCAAGGTTTATATAAATCTAGAAATAAGAATAATACATTTGACTTTTATGCAAACTCTACAAGAGTAAACAATCCATATGAACTTCATGGAGGTATATCACAAAATTGGTTTAACCATTATTTTTATCCTTCTGTTGAATTGATGAGTGAAATTTATTTTGAGATTTTTTATGAGAAGAAAGAGCCTATATTTGAAAAGCATATTATTAATGATTTACTTTTATATTCAAAATTAAGAGATGTCTTTGAATCTGTAATATATAAAAAAGATTATATTGAATTAGAAACATACTGTATCGATGCCTTGTCTTATTTAATTAAAAATTATACAGTAGTTGGAAAACAGTTAGATAGTCATTTCAACAATAATATAGTTATTTCTAAAAGCATAGAATTGATAAACGATACTTTATACAACTCCCCAAGTTTAGATGAACTATCAACTAATATAGGATTGAGTAAATATCATTTTATACGAATATTTAAAGAAGAAATTGGATTAACTCCTCATCAATATATAATAAATAAAAAAGTTGAAAATGCAAGAAAGCTAATAGAGAAAGGTTACAGTATAATTGAGGCATCAATTGAGTCTGGATTTAATGACCAATCTCACTTTAATAGAAACTTCAAACGAATCTTTGATTTTTCTCCTACATGGATAAACAAAAACCGCAACTTTATTCTATACAATAATTACTAACATTAGATAAACTTCTTTTATTAATTAAAAAGAGGCTTTATGACTACAACAAACAAAAACTTATTTTATTTTTTACTTTTTTTAGCAATGATAGGATGGGGAGCTTCTTGGGTAAATATAAAGGTATTAAGTAATTATCTTAACGAGTTTGAAACCATGTTTTTTAGGTTTTTCATAACTGCAATAACAATGGTTCCAATTATAATATTTCTCAAAAAATCATTCAGAATAGATTTTAAAAGTTTTATATGGGTTTTCCTTACATCTATTACATTAATAGGATATATGAAGTATTTTTATTTAGGAACAAAATATGGTACTGCAAGTCTTGGAGGAGCTTTTGTAACAAGTCTAATTCCCATAATTACTTTTTTAATATTAGCTATTTTAGGAACAAAGAAAATTACAAAAAAAGATCTGATTGCTTTATCCTTAGGAGCAATAGGTGTTATGACCATGTTAGAT contains:
- a CDS encoding AraC family transcriptional regulator; the protein is MNKLLNNILFTNVKESNKNFSMHFHDTYSIGITHQGLYKSRNKNNTFDFYANSTRVNNPYELHGGISQNWFNHYFYPSVELMSEIYFEIFYEKKEPIFEKHIINDLLLYSKLRDVFESVIYKKDYIELETYCIDALSYLIKNYTVVGKQLDSHFNNNIVISKSIELINDTLYNSPSLDELSTNIGLSKYHFIRIFKEEIGLTPHQYIINKKVENARKLIEKGYSIIEASIESGFNDQSHFNRNFKRIFDFSPTWINKNRNFILYNNY